Below is a genomic region from Paenibacillus rhizovicinus.
GAGAAGCTCAGGCTGCTCGCCGACGGTTTGGAGAGCGGAAAGGTGCCGTCTTCCAAAAATTCCGGCGTCGGCATCGCGAACGTGCAGCGGAGACTGCGGCTGTACTTCGCAAGCGATGACGATAAGTCGCCTGCCGGCATCGCGATCCAGAGCCGCAAGGGCGCCGGGACGCGAGTCAGCATTACAATACCGCTTAACGGGGGAAGAACGATATGAGAAACCGAACCATTCTAATCGTCGACGACGAGCCGAGATCAAGAGAAGGCATGAAGAAGATGCTGGCGTCCTGGGCATCCGGGGCTTACGAATTATTGACCGCCGATAACGGATTTACCGCGCTGTCCATCGTGGAGGAAACCGCGGTCGACCTGATGATCACGGACATTCGCATGCCGGAAATCAACGGACTGAGCCTTGTCGCGCAGATGAAAGACAAGCGGCTGGCGCGTCAGCCTTCCGTCATCCTGATCTCCGGCCATGCCGAATTCGAATACGCGCAGCAGGCGATTCAGCTGTCCGTGGTCAATTATTTGCTCAAGCCGGTTAGCAGAGAGAAGCTGATCGCGGCCGTCGAGGATGCGATCAAGGCGGGAGAAGAACGCGATCGGATCGGGCTTATGCGGAAGATGGCCGACCCGCAGCTGATGGCCGTTGCCGGCGGCGAAGCGAACTTAAGCGATCCGGTGAAGAGCGCGATGCAATACGTGGACGAGCATATGGGCGAAGCAGTCAGCCTGAAGGAAGTGGCGGATCATATCCATCTCAACGGGAGCTATTTCAGCACGCTGTTCAAAGAGCAGAGCGGGATGACTTTCAGCGAATACGTCGTGCGCAGGAAGCTGCAGAAAGCGAAGGAAATGCTTGTGAAGACGAACCTGCCCATTGCCGAAATCGCCGAACGCGTCGGCTACCAGACCGCGAAATATTTCAACAAGCTGTTCAAGGAATATGAAACCATGAGCCCTGGGCAATATAGAACCGAGATGAACAAGGCGGATACCGAAATCCAAAAATAGTGGAACTTTAGGCAAACGCCGTACCCTTATCCCCTTTGGGCAGCAATGATAAACTTAATTTCAAGAAGGAAAGCGCATACATCCTTCGCATACGAATCAAGGGGGACTCTACGAATGAAACGCCATTATGTAATGACAAGCACCCTTCTTGCTGCCGTGCTGCTCGTTGCAACCGCTTGCGGAAACACGAACAACAGCAATTCCGGCAGCCAATCCAACACTTCCGGCAACAACGCGAATGCGAATGCAACGTCGGGCAATGCGGGTTCGAATGCGGGCACGGGCGAGAAAATGACGCTCAAAATGATGCATCTGTGGCCGGACGGCAGCAACTCCGCGCAAAATAAAATGGTTTCGGAAATCATTAAAGAATACGAAGAAGCCAACCCGAACGTCACGATTACGACGGAAGTGCTGGAAACCGAGCAGTACAAAAACAAGCTGAAGATCTTGTCCGCTTCGAACGATATGCCCGATGTCGGTTTCACTTGGGCAGCCGGTTTCATGGACCCCTATGTAAACGGTAACAAGTTCGCGCCGCTCGACGATCTGCTGCAAGGCGACTTGAAGGACAAGTTCGTAGCCGGCACGACGGAAGCATATGCCTTCAACGGCAAAACGTACGCGCTGCCGGTCGAGCTGAATATCGTTCCGGTCTACTACAACAAAGATATTTTCGCCAAATACAAGTTGACTCCGCCGCAAACGCTGGATGACCTGAAGAAAATCATCCAAACGCTGAACGACAACAAAGTGACGCCGATTACGCTCGGCGGCAAGGACGCATGGCCGGCATCGTTCTGGTACATGTACATGGCTGACCGCATCGGCGGCGCGGATTTGCTGGACAAAGCGGTCGCAGGCAACGATTTCACGGATCCGGCACTGCTCGAAGCGGCCAAACAAGCGCAAGAGCTGGTGGACATGAACGCATTCGTGAAAGGCGCTAACGGATTGTCCAACGAAGAAGCGAAAGCCTTGTTCATGAACGAGCAGGCGGCGATGTACGCGATGGGCACGTGGGAAGTCCCGAATTACACGACTGCCGCGGACATTCCGCAGGCATTCAAAGATAAAATCGGCTACTTCAAGTTCCCGACCGTCGCAGGCGGCAAAGGCTCCGTGGACGATTGGGTAGGCGGACCCGGCGTAGGCTTGTTCGTTTCCCAGAACTCCAAGCATGTCGAAGAAGCGAAGAAATTCGTCAGCTTC
It encodes:
- a CDS encoding response regulator transcription factor, which encodes MRNRTILIVDDEPRSREGMKKMLASWASGAYELLTADNGFTALSIVEETAVDLMITDIRMPEINGLSLVAQMKDKRLARQPSVILISGHAEFEYAQQAIQLSVVNYLLKPVSREKLIAAVEDAIKAGEERDRIGLMRKMADPQLMAVAGGEANLSDPVKSAMQYVDEHMGEAVSLKEVADHIHLNGSYFSTLFKEQSGMTFSEYVVRRKLQKAKEMLVKTNLPIAEIAERVGYQTAKYFNKLFKEYETMSPGQYRTEMNKADTEIQK
- a CDS encoding extracellular solute-binding protein, which gives rise to MKRHYVMTSTLLAAVLLVATACGNTNNSNSGSQSNTSGNNANANATSGNAGSNAGTGEKMTLKMMHLWPDGSNSAQNKMVSEIIKEYEEANPNVTITTEVLETEQYKNKLKILSASNDMPDVGFTWAAGFMDPYVNGNKFAPLDDLLQGDLKDKFVAGTTEAYAFNGKTYALPVELNIVPVYYNKDIFAKYKLTPPQTLDDLKKIIQTLNDNKVTPITLGGKDAWPASFWYMYMADRIGGADLLDKAVAGNDFTDPALLEAAKQAQELVDMNAFVKGANGLSNEEAKALFMNEQAAMYAMGTWEVPNYTTAADIPQAFKDKIGYFKFPTVAGGKGSVDDWVGGPGVGLFVSQNSKHVEEAKKFVSFFVQKWGEHSVTDAGVIPATKVDTSTVKLPQMFIDLLNELNKASKVTLYLDTQMKPGASATHINMVQALFGKAVTPEEFIKKQDDALKAGK